The Polyodon spathula isolate WHYD16114869_AA chromosome 13, ASM1765450v1, whole genome shotgun sequence genome includes a region encoding these proteins:
- the LOC121325703 gene encoding WAP four-disulfide core domain protein 1-like isoform X2, whose amino-acid sequence MQSSLSKKLLAAGLCILVLWSGAGNTWKLQKRGLHQKVADKYDDYEYPNQPQSVQYQKNDRCPPPPQMLPERACEVPSCRSDSECERHKRCCYNGCIYACLESVQPPPVLDWLVQPKPRWLGGNGWLLDGPEEVLQAEACSTTEDGDEPLHCPTGYECHIIHPGNPAAGIPNRGQCIKQRGNSDGRSLRHKYFKDYKDYLGPTRCFP is encoded by the exons ATGCAGAGCAGTCTATCAAAGAAGCTTCTGGCTGCAGGTCTTTGCATACTGGTGCTATGGTCAGGAGCTGGAAACACCTGGAAATTACAAAAAAGGGGTCTGCACCAAAAAGTGGCAGATAAATACGAC GATTACGAGTATCCAAACCAGCCGCAGTCGGTGCAGTATCAGAAGAACGACCGCTGCCCCCCGCCACCTCAAATGCTGCCGGAGCGTGCCTGCGAGGTGCCCAGCTGCAGGTCCGACTCCGAGTGTGAGCGACACAAGCGCTGCTGCTACAACGGCTGCATCTACGCCTGCCTGGAGTCTGTGCAGCCACCTCCGG ttcttGATTGGCTCGTGCAGCCCAAGCCCCGGTGGCTTGGAGGAAACGGGTGGCTATTGGACGGCCCAGAGGAAGTGCTTCAGG CCGAAGCCTGCAGCACCACAGAGGATGGAGACGAGCCCCTGCACTGCCCCACGGGATACGAGTGTCACATCATCCACCCTGGGAACCCTGCAGCTGGGATTCCCAACAGGGGGCAGTGCATCAAACAGCGCGGAAACTCAG ATGGACGCAGCTTACGACATAAATACTTTAAAGATTACAAAGATTATCTGG GACCAACCAGATGCTTCCCCTAA
- the LOC121325703 gene encoding WAP four-disulfide core domain protein 1-like isoform X1, translated as MQSSLSKKLLAAGLCILVLWSGAGNTWKLQKRGLHQKVADKYDDYEYPNQPQSVQYQKNDRCPPPPQMLPERACEVPSCRSDSECERHKRCCYNGCIYACLESVQPPPVLDWLVQPKPRWLGGNGWLLDGPEEVLQAEACSTTEDGDEPLHCPTGYECHIIHPGNPAAGIPNRGQCIKQRGNSDGRSLRHKYFKDYKDYLGYPKMRVKPLSKHLHHSVPENAS; from the exons ATGCAGAGCAGTCTATCAAAGAAGCTTCTGGCTGCAGGTCTTTGCATACTGGTGCTATGGTCAGGAGCTGGAAACACCTGGAAATTACAAAAAAGGGGTCTGCACCAAAAAGTGGCAGATAAATACGAC GATTACGAGTATCCAAACCAGCCGCAGTCGGTGCAGTATCAGAAGAACGACCGCTGCCCCCCGCCACCTCAAATGCTGCCGGAGCGTGCCTGCGAGGTGCCCAGCTGCAGGTCCGACTCCGAGTGTGAGCGACACAAGCGCTGCTGCTACAACGGCTGCATCTACGCCTGCCTGGAGTCTGTGCAGCCACCTCCGG ttcttGATTGGCTCGTGCAGCCCAAGCCCCGGTGGCTTGGAGGAAACGGGTGGCTATTGGACGGCCCAGAGGAAGTGCTTCAGG CCGAAGCCTGCAGCACCACAGAGGATGGAGACGAGCCCCTGCACTGCCCCACGGGATACGAGTGTCACATCATCCACCCTGGGAACCCTGCAGCTGGGATTCCCAACAGGGGGCAGTGCATCAAACAGCGCGGAAACTCAG ATGGACGCAGCTTACGACATAAATACTTTAAAGATTACAAAGATTATCTGG GGTATCCGAAAATGAGGGTAAAGCCACTAAGCAAACATCTACATCACTCAGTTCCAGAGAACGCATCATAA
- the LOC121325703 gene encoding WAP four-disulfide core domain protein 1-like isoform X3: MQSSLSKKLLAAGLCILVLWSGAGNTWKLQKRGLHQKVADKYDDYEYPNQPQSVQYQKNDRCPPPPQMLPERACEVPSCRSDSECERHKRCCYNGCIYACLESVQPPPVLDWLVQPKPRWLGGNGWLLDGPEEVLQAEACSTTEDGDEPLHCPTGYECHIIHPGNPAAGIPNRGQCIKQRGNSGYPKMRVKPLSKHLHHSVPENAS, encoded by the exons ATGCAGAGCAGTCTATCAAAGAAGCTTCTGGCTGCAGGTCTTTGCATACTGGTGCTATGGTCAGGAGCTGGAAACACCTGGAAATTACAAAAAAGGGGTCTGCACCAAAAAGTGGCAGATAAATACGAC GATTACGAGTATCCAAACCAGCCGCAGTCGGTGCAGTATCAGAAGAACGACCGCTGCCCCCCGCCACCTCAAATGCTGCCGGAGCGTGCCTGCGAGGTGCCCAGCTGCAGGTCCGACTCCGAGTGTGAGCGACACAAGCGCTGCTGCTACAACGGCTGCATCTACGCCTGCCTGGAGTCTGTGCAGCCACCTCCGG ttcttGATTGGCTCGTGCAGCCCAAGCCCCGGTGGCTTGGAGGAAACGGGTGGCTATTGGACGGCCCAGAGGAAGTGCTTCAGG CCGAAGCCTGCAGCACCACAGAGGATGGAGACGAGCCCCTGCACTGCCCCACGGGATACGAGTGTCACATCATCCACCCTGGGAACCCTGCAGCTGGGATTCCCAACAGGGGGCAGTGCATCAAACAGCGCGGAAACTCAG GGTATCCGAAAATGAGGGTAAAGCCACTAAGCAAACATCTACATCACTCAGTTCCAGAGAACGCATCATAA